GCCACCGGCTCCCCCGCACCTCGGGGAACGGGCTGACGAAGACCTGCGGCTGCCCCGACGTCACGACCACGTACGCCAGCCAGCGGCCGTCGCGGGAGAGCGTGGGCTGGACCTCGGTGGCGGGCGTGTCGGTGAGCGGCATGGCCGTGCCATCGGCCACGCGCACGCGCACCAGGTCGCCGTTCCCGGACGCTCCGTTGTCGGTGCGTACCACGAGCCACTGCCCGTCCGGCGCCCAGACCACTTCCTGGATCGGCCGGTCGAGCTTGGCCAGCAGGCGATCCTCACCACTCCCATCCGCCAGCCGGCCGTAGACGTTGCCGCCGTTCATCGTGTCCCGCACGAAGGCCACCATCCGCCCGTCCGGTGACCAGGCGGGCCGGCGGTCCAGGCCGCCGAAGCTGATGCGCGCGGGCTGGCCGCGCCCCGTCGGGCGCACCCAGATGCTGCCGTTCCCCTCGCCGGCGCCGAGGCTCACCGCCACCCGCCGCCCATCCGCCGAGACGGCGAGCGAGACCGCGGAGGCGGGCCACGTGGAGTCGAGCACGGAGACATCCCCGGCGCGCGTGACGCGGACCACCTCGGCCCCGCCCGCCTCGCCATCCGAGCGGAGATACGCGAGGGTGCCGTTCGCGGAGACGGCCATGGTGCCGACGCCGAAGGCGGACACACTGTCGAGCACGGGCACGCCGGGCCCGGTGACCTCGAGCTTGGCGAGGTCGAACGGCACCACCAACCCCACGCCGTCGCGCCGGAGGTAGAGCAGGTGACCCGTCGGCAGGTACACGCCGGCCAGTCCCCCGGGCACGAGTTCCTTCTGGGTCCGCGTGGCGAGGTCGAGGACCCGGAGCGAGGAGGTGACGCACGCCGACTGGCAGGTGGTGAACAACGCCCCCCGCGCGCGCGGGAGCGGCACCATGTTCACGATGCCGAAGCCATAGAGCGTCGAGTCCACCAGGGCGTCCTCGACTGGCCCGCCCGCCGCGGGCACGCGGCGCAACCCGAAGAGCAGTTCATTGACGTACAGGATGGTCCCGTCACTGAGCCAGGTCGGCGCGTACTCCATGCTGGCCGCCGAGTCGGCCAGCACCACGGCGGGCCCGCCGTCCACCGGCACCCGCAGGACCCGCCCCTGGGCCGTGAACACCAGCTGCGTGCCATCCGGCGAGAACGCCGCCGCCGAGGCGCCGGTGGTGCCCGCCACGGGTTGGGCGGTGAGGTCCCGCCAGCGCTTGATCCAGAGGCGCCCCTCCCCGCTGACGCCCTGGAACACGAGGCTCCGCCCATCCGGCGCCAGCGCCAGCCCGGCCGAGTTGAGGTTGATCGCGACGGAGTCCCCGAGGGAGACGATCGCGCGGGTCACGCCGGGGGCGGCTGGCCGGCTCAGCCAGCTCCACGCGGCGCCGACCACAGCCACGGCCGCCACCCCCCACGGCGCCCACCGCGCCGCGCGCACGGGAGCCGGCGCGGCGGCCGTCGCCCGGGTCGCCGCGTGC
The Gemmatimonadota bacterium DNA segment above includes these coding regions:
- a CDS encoding serine/threonine-protein kinase, translating into MRRLAAALADRYRVERQLGAGGMATVYLAHDLRHDRQVAVKVLREELAAVIGAERFLAEIRTTANLQHPHILPLFDSGQVDGTVFYVMPYVEGESLGDRLDRETQLPVEEAVRIAKEVAHALDYAHRRGVIHRDIKPDNILLQDGSALVADFGIALAASKTGGARMTETGMSLGTPHYMSPEQAMGERTLDARTDLYALGAVCYEMLLGEPPFSGPTAQAIVAKVMTEKPSGIIARRDRVPPHVEDAVLTALEKLPADRFATAAEFAAALDGGGPARHAATRATAAAPAPVRAARWAPWGVAAVAVVGAAWSWLSRPAAPGVTRAIVSLGDSVAINLNSAGLALAPDGRSLVFQGVSGEGRLWIKRWRDLTAQPVAGTTGASAAAFSPDGTQLVFTAQGRVLRVPVDGGPAVVLADSAASMEYAPTWLSDGTILYVNELLFGLRRVPAAGGPVEDALVDSTLYGFGIVNMVPLPRARGALFTTCQSACVTSSLRVLDLATRTQKELVPGGLAGVYLPTGHLLYLRRDGVGLVVPFDLAKLEVTGPGVPVLDSVSAFGVGTMAVSANGTLAYLRSDGEAGGAEVVRVTRAGDVSVLDSTWPASAVSLAVSADGRRVAVSLGAGEGNGSIWVRPTGRGQPARISFGGLDRRPAWSPDGRMVAFVRDTMNGGNVYGRLADGSGEDRLLAKLDRPIQEVVWAPDGQWLVVRTDNGASGNGDLVRVRVADGTAMPLTDTPATEVQPTLSRDGRWLAYVVVTSGQPQVFVSPFPEVRGSRWQVTTGGGTMPTWSADGRELYYIDAVNRLVAVPVETRGSFRAGTPAPLFSAASMVLVDRWHQPYTPLPDGSGFLFIRRRGTSAQGVNHVVVVEHWLDDLRRRLAQ